A single Pseudomonas sp. HN11 DNA region contains:
- a CDS encoding helicase HerA-like domain-containing protein: protein MPDSTQLLIGAGLDGQPIAQPMRLANRHGLIAGATGTGKTVTLQRLAEAFSDAGVAVFAADIKGDLCGLGAAATPQGKVAERIADMPFLNYTAKAYPVTLWDIHGQSGHPLRTTISEMGPLLLGSLLELTDSQQSALYAAFKVADREGLLLLDLKDLKALLNHLRYHPELLGEDAALMTTGSSQALLRRLAVLEQQGAEALFGEPALQLEDILQPSSDGRGRIHLLDASRLVHEAPKVYATFLLWLLAELFEQLPERGDADKPLLALFFDEAHLLFTDTPKALQERLEQVVRLIRSKGVGVYFVTQSPGDLPDSVLAQLGLRIQHGLRAFTTKEQKSLRAVADGFRPNPAFDALSVLTELGTGEALVGTLQEKGTPEVVQRVLVAPPQSRIGPLSEAERAAWVAGSPLQGRYDKPIDRESAYEVLMSRKDLGPTEDAKPTADEPSFTDKAGAFLGTTAGKALKSAMQQAANQMGRQLVRGLLGSLLGGSKRK from the coding sequence ATGCCTGACTCCACGCAACTTCTTATCGGCGCCGGTCTCGATGGCCAGCCCATCGCCCAGCCCATGCGCCTGGCCAACCGTCACGGGTTGATCGCCGGCGCCACGGGTACGGGCAAGACCGTCACGTTGCAACGCCTGGCGGAAGCCTTCAGTGATGCCGGCGTGGCGGTGTTTGCCGCGGACATCAAGGGGGACCTGTGCGGGCTGGGTGCCGCAGCGACCCCTCAGGGCAAGGTGGCCGAGCGGATCGCCGATATGCCTTTCCTCAATTACACAGCCAAGGCTTATCCGGTCACGCTGTGGGATATCCACGGGCAGTCCGGCCATCCATTGCGCACCACCATCAGCGAAATGGGCCCATTGTTGCTTGGTAGTCTGCTGGAACTCACCGACAGCCAGCAGTCGGCCCTTTATGCCGCCTTTAAAGTGGCGGACCGCGAAGGCCTGTTGCTGTTGGACCTCAAAGACCTCAAGGCACTGCTTAACCATCTGCGCTACCACCCGGAACTGCTGGGTGAAGACGCGGCGTTGATGACTACTGGTTCCAGTCAGGCACTGTTGCGCCGCCTGGCAGTGTTGGAGCAGCAGGGCGCGGAAGCCTTGTTTGGTGAGCCGGCGCTGCAGTTGGAGGATATCTTGCAACCTTCCAGCGACGGGCGCGGACGCATTCACCTGCTGGACGCCAGCCGCCTGGTGCATGAGGCACCCAAGGTGTACGCGACCTTCCTGCTGTGGTTGTTGGCGGAGTTGTTCGAGCAACTGCCTGAGCGCGGTGATGCCGACAAGCCACTGCTCGCATTGTTTTTTGATGAAGCGCATTTGCTGTTCACCGACACGCCCAAGGCCTTGCAGGAACGTCTGGAGCAGGTGGTGCGGCTGATTCGTTCGAAAGGCGTTGGCGTGTATTTTGTTACCCAATCGCCTGGCGACCTGCCGGACAGCGTGCTCGCCCAGCTCGGCCTGCGCATCCAGCATGGCTTGCGGGCGTTCACGACCAAAGAACAGAAATCGTTGCGTGCCGTCGCGGACGGTTTCCGGCCAAACCCGGCTTTCGATGCCTTGTCGGTATTGACCGAGCTGGGTACGGGTGAAGCCTTGGTGGGCACCTTGCAGGAAAAGGGCACGCCGGAGGTCGTCCAACGCGTCTTGGTCGCGCCGCCGCAATCACGGATTGGGCCGCTCAGCGAAGCCGAACGTGCTGCATGGGTGGCCGGCTCGCCGTTGCAGGGCCGCTATGACAAGCCCATCGATCGGGAATCCGCCTATGAAGTGCTGATGTCCCGCAAGGACCTTGGGCCGACCGAGGACGCCAAACCGACTGCCGACGAACCGAGCTTTACTGACAAGGCGGGTGCTTTTCTCGGCACAACAGCGGGCAAAGCGCTGAAATCCGCGATGCAGCAAGCCGCCAATCAGATGGGGCGGCAACTTGTGCGTGGCTTGTTGGGGTCGTTATTGGGCGGCAGCAAGCGCAAATAG
- the argJ gene encoding bifunctional glutamate N-acetyltransferase/amino-acid acetyltransferase ArgJ: MAVGLGPLPTLHPVAGFELGIASAGIKRPGRKDVVVMRCAEGSTVAGVFTLNAFCAAPVILAKQRVAGTIRYLLTNTGNANAGTGEPGLVAAARTCAKLAQLTGVDASQVLPYSTGVIGEPLPVEKIEGALQAALDDLSVDNWAAAATGIMTTDTLPKGASRQFVHDGVTVTVTGISKGAGMIRPNMATMLGYIATDAKVSRDVLHSLILDGANKSFNRITIDGDTSTNDCCMLIATGQASLPEITEASGPLFAALKQAVFEVCMDVAQAIVRDGEGATKFVTVEVNGGGNHQECLDVGYTVAHSPLIKTALFASDPNWGRILAAVGRAGVPDLDVSKIDVFLGDVCIASRGARAESYTEAQGSAVMQQEEITIRIELGRGECSETIWTTDLSHEYVKINAEYRT; encoded by the coding sequence ATGGCTGTTGGTCTTGGTCCTTTGCCCACATTGCACCCGGTTGCCGGTTTTGAACTCGGTATCGCTTCGGCCGGCATCAAGCGCCCAGGGCGTAAGGATGTGGTGGTGATGCGTTGCGCCGAAGGCTCGACCGTCGCCGGTGTGTTCACCCTCAACGCGTTCTGCGCCGCGCCGGTGATCCTGGCCAAGCAACGCGTGGCCGGCACGATCCGTTACCTGCTGACCAACACTGGCAATGCCAACGCCGGCACCGGCGAGCCTGGCCTGGTGGCGGCTGCGCGCACGTGCGCCAAGCTGGCTCAGTTGACCGGCGTGGACGCCAGCCAAGTGCTGCCGTACTCCACTGGCGTGATCGGTGAGCCGTTGCCCGTCGAGAAAATCGAAGGTGCATTGCAAGCCGCGCTGGACGATTTGTCTGTGGATAACTGGGCTGCCGCCGCGACCGGCATCATGACCACCGATACTCTGCCCAAAGGCGCCAGCCGCCAGTTCGTGCACGACGGCGTGACCGTTACCGTGACCGGCATCAGCAAGGGGGCAGGCATGATCCGTCCGAATATGGCCACCATGCTCGGCTACATCGCCACCGACGCCAAAGTCTCCCGCGACGTGCTGCACAGCCTGATCCTGGACGGTGCCAACAAGTCGTTCAACCGCATCACCATCGATGGCGATACTTCGACCAACGACTGCTGCATGCTGATCGCCACCGGCCAGGCCAGCCTGCCGGAAATCACCGAAGCCAGCGGTCCCTTGTTCGCGGCGCTGAAGCAAGCCGTGTTCGAAGTGTGCATGGACGTGGCCCAGGCCATCGTGCGTGACGGAGAGGGCGCCACCAAGTTCGTGACCGTTGAAGTGAATGGCGGCGGCAATCACCAGGAATGCCTGGACGTGGGATACACCGTAGCGCATTCGCCGCTGATCAAGACGGCGCTGTTCGCCTCGGACCCGAACTGGGGCCGTATCCTGGCGGCAGTCGGCCGTGCTGGCGTGCCGGATCTGGACGTGAGCAAGATTGATGTGTTCCTGGGCGACGTATGCATCGCCAGCCGTGGCGCGCGTGCCGAGTCCTACACCGAAGCCCAGGGCTCGGCAGTGATGCAGCAGGAAGAAATCACTATCCGCATAGAGCTGGGTCGTGGTGAGTGCAGCGAAACCATCTGGACCACCGACCTGTCCCACGAGTACGTGAAGATCAACGCGGAATACCGTACCTGA
- a CDS encoding DUF721 domain-containing protein, translating into MAFRPLTARAPAVLLRDAKPLKAIFGHAQRLGHLQRLLESQLQPAAREHCRVASWREGNLLLIVTDGHWATRLRYQQKRLQRQLMVFDEFAGLTRIQFKVQPPTTLPGVVEHIHDLSTNAAETIQATADGISNPGLRAALERLAAHAKPKT; encoded by the coding sequence ATGGCGTTTCGCCCCCTGACAGCCCGCGCGCCCGCCGTGTTGCTTCGCGATGCCAAGCCGCTGAAAGCCATCTTTGGCCATGCGCAACGCCTGGGCCATTTGCAACGCCTGCTCGAAAGCCAATTGCAACCGGCCGCGCGCGAACACTGCCGCGTGGCGTCCTGGCGCGAAGGTAACCTGCTACTGATTGTCACAGATGGTCACTGGGCGACGCGTTTGCGCTATCAGCAAAAACGCCTGCAACGTCAATTGATGGTCTTTGATGAATTCGCCGGTTTGACGCGCATTCAGTTCAAGGTCCAACCGCCGACCACACTGCCTGGCGTGGTGGAGCATATTCATGATCTGTCGACCAATGCGGCCGAAACCATTCAGGCAACGGCCGACGGAATCAGCAACCCAGGCTTACGCGCAGCGCTTGAGCGGCTGGCCGCCCACGCCAAGCCAAAGACCTGA
- the secA gene encoding preprotein translocase subunit SecA: MFAPLLKKLFGSKNEREVKRMLKTVQLVNALEEQMVALSDEQLRAKTQEFKARIAKGETLDKLLPEAFAVAREAGKRVMGMRHFDVQLIGGMTLHEGMIAEMRTGEGKTLVATLGVYLNALSGKGVHVVTVNDYLARRDANWMRPLYEFLGLTVGVVTPFQPPEEKRAAYAADITYGTNNEFGFDYLRDNMAFSMEEKFQRELNFAVIDEVDSILIDEARTPLIISGQAEDSSRLYTEINKLIPRLEQHIEEVEGVVTKEGHFTIDEKTRQVELNEAGHQFVEEMLTQIGELAEGESLYSAHNLGLLTHVYAGLRAHKLFHRNVEYIVQDGQVVLVDEHTGRTMPGRRLSEGLHQAIEAKEHLNIQAESQTLASTTFQNYFRLYNKLSGMTGTADTEAFEFHQIYNLAVMVIPPNKPLARKDFNDLVFLTAEEKYAAIINDIKDGLAQGRPILVGTATIETSEHVSNLLNKEGIEHKVLNAKFHEKEAEIIAQAGRPGALTIATNMAGRGTDILLGGNWEVEVAALENPSPEQIAQIKADWQKRHQAVLESGGLQVIASERHESRRIDNQLRGRAGRQGDAGSSRFYLSLEDSLMRIFASDRVKNFMKALGMQSGEAIEHRMVTNAIEKAQRKVEGRNFDIRKQLLEFDDVNNEQRKVIYHMRNTLLAADNIGETIADFRQDVLNATVSAHIPPQSLPEQWDVAGLEAALKSDFGVDLPVQQWLDEDDHLYEETLREKLMTELLAAYNEKEEQASAEALRTFEKQIVLRVLDDLWKDHLSTMDHLRHGIHLRGYAQKNPKQEYKRESFTLFSELLDSIKRDSIRVLSHVQVRREDPIEEEARLRQEAEALAARMQFQHDEAPGLEAPEVLGEEIDVVLAQTPVRNDQKLGRNELCWCGSGKKFKHCHGQIE; this comes from the coding sequence ATGTTTGCGCCTTTGTTAAAGAAACTTTTTGGAAGCAAGAATGAGCGCGAAGTCAAACGCATGCTCAAGACGGTGCAGCTGGTCAATGCCCTCGAAGAGCAGATGGTTGCCCTGTCGGACGAGCAATTGCGCGCCAAGACCCAAGAGTTCAAGGCCCGCATAGCCAAAGGTGAAACCCTCGACAAGCTGCTTCCCGAAGCCTTTGCGGTCGCCCGTGAAGCCGGTAAACGTGTAATGGGCATGCGCCACTTCGACGTCCAGTTGATCGGCGGCATGACCTTGCATGAAGGCATGATTGCCGAAATGCGTACCGGTGAAGGCAAGACCCTGGTGGCAACCCTGGGTGTTTACCTCAATGCGTTGTCCGGCAAGGGCGTGCATGTTGTGACGGTGAACGACTACCTGGCTCGCCGGGACGCCAACTGGATGCGCCCGCTGTATGAGTTCCTCGGCCTGACCGTCGGTGTGGTAACGCCGTTCCAGCCGCCGGAAGAGAAGCGTGCCGCCTACGCCGCCGACATTACCTACGGTACCAACAACGAATTCGGTTTCGACTACCTGCGCGACAACATGGCGTTCAGCATGGAAGAAAAATTCCAGCGCGAACTCAACTTTGCCGTGATCGACGAAGTCGACTCCATCCTCATCGACGAAGCCCGTACCCCACTGATCATCTCCGGCCAGGCCGAAGACAGTTCGCGCCTGTACACCGAAATCAACAAGTTGATTCCGCGCCTGGAACAGCACATCGAGGAAGTGGAAGGCGTAGTGACCAAAGAAGGTCACTTCACCATCGACGAGAAGACCCGTCAGGTCGAGCTCAACGAAGCTGGTCACCAGTTCGTCGAAGAGATGCTGACCCAGATCGGCGAGCTGGCCGAGGGTGAAAGCCTGTACTCGGCACATAACCTGGGCCTGTTGACTCATGTGTATGCCGGCCTGCGCGCCCACAAGCTGTTCCATCGCAACGTTGAATACATCGTGCAGGACGGCCAGGTCGTATTGGTTGATGAACACACCGGCCGTACCATGCCGGGTCGCCGTCTGTCCGAAGGTCTGCACCAGGCCATCGAAGCCAAGGAACACCTCAACATCCAGGCTGAAAGCCAGACGTTGGCGTCCACTACCTTCCAGAACTACTTCCGTCTGTACAACAAACTGTCCGGCATGACCGGTACGGCCGACACCGAAGCGTTCGAGTTCCACCAGATCTACAACCTGGCCGTGATGGTCATTCCGCCGAACAAGCCGTTGGCGCGTAAAGACTTCAACGACCTGGTGTTTCTGACGGCCGAAGAGAAATACGCGGCAATTATCAATGACATCAAGGACGGCCTGGCCCAGGGGCGACCGATCCTGGTGGGTACTGCCACCATCGAGACTTCCGAGCACGTGTCCAACCTGCTCAACAAGGAAGGCATCGAGCACAAGGTCCTCAACGCCAAGTTCCACGAAAAAGAAGCCGAGATCATCGCCCAGGCCGGTCGCCCGGGCGCACTGACCATCGCCACCAACATGGCCGGCCGTGGTACCGACATCCTGTTGGGCGGCAACTGGGAAGTGGAAGTCGCGGCGCTGGAAAATCCGAGCCCTGAGCAGATCGCCCAGATCAAGGCTGACTGGCAGAAACGCCACCAGGCCGTGCTGGAATCCGGTGGTCTGCAGGTAATCGCCTCCGAGCGTCACGAATCGCGTCGTATCGACAACCAGCTGCGTGGTCGTGCCGGTCGTCAGGGTGACGCCGGTTCCAGCCGCTTCTACCTGTCCCTGGAAGACAGCCTGATGCGCATCTTCGCTTCGGACCGCGTGAAGAACTTCATGAAGGCCCTGGGCATGCAGTCCGGTGAAGCGATTGAACATCGCATGGTGACCAACGCTATCGAGAAGGCACAGCGTAAGGTCGAAGGTCGCAACTTCGACATTCGTAAACAGCTGCTCGAGTTCGATGACGTCAACAACGAACAGCGTAAAGTGATTTATCACATGCGTAACACGTTGCTGGCCGCTGACAATATCGGCGAGACCATCGCCGACTTCCGTCAGGACGTGCTCAACGCCACCGTCAGCGCGCATATTCCGCCACAGTCTCTTCCAGAGCAGTGGGATGTTGCCGGCTTGGAAGCTGCATTGAAGAGCGACTTCGGCGTCGACTTGCCGGTTCAACAGTGGCTGGACGAAGACGACCACCTGTACGAAGAGACGCTGCGCGAGAAGCTGATGACCGAGCTGCTGGCCGCGTACAACGAGAAGGAAGAGCAGGCGAGTGCCGAAGCACTGCGCACCTTCGAGAAGCAGATCGTACTGCGCGTGCTGGATGACCTGTGGAAAGACCATCTGTCGACCATGGATCACCTGCGTCACGGCATCCACCTGCGTGGCTACGCCCAGAAAAACCCGAAGCAAGAGTACAAGCGCGAGTCGTTTACGCTGTTCTCCGAACTGCTGGATTCGATCAAGCGCGATTCGATCCGTGTGCTGTCCCACGTTCAGGTGCGTCGCGAAGACCCGATCGAGGAAGAAGCCCGCCTGCGTCAGGAAGCCGAGGCACTGGCTGCGCGCATGCAGTTCCAGCATGACGAAGCGCCGGGCCTGGAAGCCCCTGAAGTTCTGGGCGAAGAGATTGATGTGGTCCTGGCTCAAACCCCGGTTCGCAACGACCAGAAGCTGGGCCGTAACGAGCTGTGCTGGTGCGGCTCGGGCAAGAAGTTCAAACACTGCCACGGCCAGATCGAATAA